Genomic window (Streptomyces sp. NBC_01431):
GCGACACGGAACTTCGCGACGGCCGCACCGGAGGGGGTGAAGCGCAGCTCGGGGTCGTCGACGAGATTGCCGACGACCGTGATGACGGTCTCGCCTGCCATGGATGAACCTCTCGGCGGGGATTGCTGCTGGCTGCTGTGTTGCTACTCGGACCCGATTACCTCTGAGCGGAAGCTCAGTGGGTCTCGGGGCGGAGGACCTTGGTCCGGAGGACCGACTCGTTCAGGTTCATCTGACGGTCGAGCTCCTTGACGACCGCAGGCTCGGCCTGAAGGTCGAGGACCGTGTAGATGCCCTCGGGCTTCTTCTTGATCTCGTAGGCGAGACGACGACGGCCCCAGGTGTCGACCTTCTCAACCTTTCCGTTGCCCTCGCGGACGACGGAGAGGAAGTTCTCGATCAGGGGAGAGACAGCGCGCTCCTCCAGATCGGGGTCGAGGATGACCATCACCTCGTAGTGACGCATGTGGAACCCACCTCCTTTGGACTCAGCGGCCACGGTCGTTCCGTGGCAGGAGGGTCGTGATGCGTAAGCAACGGTATCGGCGACCACTGACAATCCCCCTCCACGAGGAGCGGGACGGCATGCGGGCACGGCTGACACCGGTGCAGACCGTTCAGAGTACCTGTTGACCCGCTTCCGGTTGAAATCCGGTGGGCAGGGGACGCAGTCTGTACAGATCGGGTGTGTGCGGCGTCACCCTCGCCGCCTTCCGCCAGGAGGTGCCCCATGGCACAAGCAGTGCGACCGAATGCCCCTGTTTCCCTCTTCGCGACCGACGGCAAGCCCCATCCCCTCCAGGACACGTTCGCGGCCGTCACGGTCGTGCTGGGAGTGCTGGCCTTCACCACGGCGTGGTTCTACAACCTCCACCTGATCAGCTCGTGGGCCGGGCTCCTCGGCATCCTCACCGGTGCCTACGGGCAGTTCATCTCGGCCACGACCCGCGAGCGCTTCCTGCTGATCCTGGGACTCGGCGCATCCGCTGTCGGCTTCTTCCTCGGCATGGCCCATGGCGGCCTCTTCGGCGGTGTCGTCGGCGGCTGACCGCCGCGCGGAACCCACCGCCACCGGATGGCCGTACGGCGTGGTGCCGTACGGCCATCCTGGGCGCTCCTGCGGCCCAGTAGGCTTCGGCACGAGAGCCGGAGCCCCTGTACCCATGGGGACACACCTGCCGAGGAGCGCCCCGCATGAGCCTGACCCTGAGGACCATCAGCCGTGAGCAGCATCTGGCGTACATCCAGAGCCTGCCCTCGGCGAGCCACTGCCAGGTCCCGGCGTGGGCTGATGTCAAGACTGAATGGCGTTCGGAGAGCCTCGGCTGGTTCGACAAGAACGGCGAGCTCGTCGGTGCCGGTCTTGTGCTGTACCGCCAGCTCCCCAAGGTCAAGCGCTACTTGGCGTATCTGCCCGAGGGGCCGGTCATCAACTGGTACGCGCCCAACCTGGACGAGTGGCTGAAGCCGATGCTCGCGCACCTCAAGCAGCAGGGCGCGTTCTCCGTGAAGATGGGCCCGCCCGTCGTCATCCGCCGCTGGGACTCGGCCGCCATCAAGTCCGGTATCCAGGACCCGGATGTGAAGCGCCTGCGCGACGTCGAGGCCTCGCACATCGAGCCGCGCGCCTTCGAAGTCGCCGACCGGTTGCGGAAGATGGGCTGGCAGCAGGGCGAGGACGGTGGCGCCGGATTCGGCGACGTCCAGCCGCGCTACGTCTTCCAGGTTCCGCTGGCCAACCGTTCGCTGGACGACGTCCTCAAGGGCTTCAACCAGCTGTGGCGCCGCAACATCAAGAAGGCCGAGAAGGGCGGTGTCGAGGTCGTCCAGGGCGGCTACGAGGACCTCGCCGAGTGGCAGCGCCTGTACGAGATCACCGCGGTACGCGACCACTTCCGGCCGCGCCCGCTGTCCTACTTCCAGCGCATGTGGACGGTCCTCAACTCCGAGGACCCCAACCGGATGCGGCTCTACTTCGCGCGCCACAACGGCGTGAACCTGTCGGCGGCGACGATGCTGGTCGTCGGTGGCCACGTCTGGTACTCCTACGGTGCCTCCGACAACATCGGGCGCGAGGTCCGGCCCTCCAACGCGATGCAGTGGCGGATGCTCCGCGACGCGTACGCGATGGGTGCGACGGTCTACGACCTGCGCGGCATCTCCGACTCGCTGGATGAGACCGACCACCTCTTCGGCCTCATCCAGTTCAAGGTGGGCACCGGAGGCGAGGCGGCCGAGTATCTCGGCGAGTGGGACTTCCCGTTGAACAAGTTGCTCCACAAGGCGCTCGACATCTATATGTCGCGTCGCTGACCGGTTGCGTAACCTCGTTCCTCGTACCTCCTACACATCGCAGCCATCAGAAAGGTCCGGACGGCCAATGGCGCTCACCCTCTACGTCGACTCCGCTCGCTGGCGGGCGCACCAGAAGTCCGTGATCGACCAGTTCCCGGGCATCGTCCCGGTCTGCAAAGGCAACGGCTACGGCTTCGGCCACGAGCGGCTCGCGGACGAGGTGTCCCGCTTCGGCTCGGACATCCTGGCGGTCGGCACCACCTATGAAGCCGCCAGCATCAAGGACTGGTTCAGCGGCGATCTTCTCGTCCTGACGCCGTTCAGGCGTGGCGAGGAGCCGGTGCCGCTGCCCGACCGCGTCATCCGCTCGGTCTCCTCGGTGGACGGCGTGCACGCCCTGGTCGGCGCTCGCGTGGTCATCGAGTGCATGAGCTCGATGAAGCGCCACGGCGTCAAGGAGGAGGAGCTCGGCATGCTCCACTCCGCCATCGAGGACGTACGCCTCGAAGGCTTCGCGCTGCACCTCCCGCTGGACCGCACCGACGGCTCGGACGCCGTCGAGGAGGTCATCGCATGGATGGACCGCCTGCGCGCGGCCCGTCTGCCGCTGCACACGATGTTCGTCAGCCATCTGCGGTCCGAAGAGCAGGCGCGGCTGCAACAGCAGTTCCCGCAGACCCGCTTCAGGGCCCGCATCGGAACGCGGCTGTGGCTCGGCGACCACGAGGCGACCGAGTACCGCGGCGCCGTCCTCGACGTCACCCGCGTGGCCAAGGGCGACCGGTTCGGCTACCGCCAGCAGAAGGTCGCCTCCGACGGCTGGCTCGTCGTGGTCGCCGGCGGCACCTCGCACGGCGTGGGCCTTGAGGCCCCGAAGGCCCTGCACGGTGTGATGCCGCGCGCCAAGGGCGTCGCGCGTGCTGGGCTCGCCACCGTCAACCGCAACCTGTCGCCGTTCGTCTGGGCGGGCAAGCAGCGCTGGTTCGCGGAGCCGCCGCACATGCAGGTGTCGATCCTGTTCGTTCCCTCGGACTCGCAGGAGCCGCACGTGGGCGACGAGTTGGTGGCCCATCTGCGGCACACGACCACGCAGTTCGACCGCCTGGTCGACCGCTAGTCGCGAGCCGACCGCTCACAGAACATCGGGCCCCTGACCGACGACAGCCGCCGTCGGTCAGGGGCCCGAGCCTCTTCTACGACGCGGGGGACTTCGTGCCCCATTCGACGCGCGGCCCCTCGACACGGTGCGTCGCGTGCCGTGGCGGATGCGCCGCCTGCCCCAGGACGAACACGTCCTCGGCGCGGTCGAGGACGCCGCCCGAGGGGTCGTCCGTTCCGTCCCGACGCACCACGTCCCGCTCCGGCATCAGGATGTCGCGCACGACGAGAGCGCACAGGTACAAGGTCGTCAACAGGTGGGCGGCGATGGCCAGTTGGTAGCCCTCGGGCGGCAGCCCCTGATGCTTTTCACCGCTCATCGTGTAGGCGAGGTACAGCCAGATCCCGAGGAAGTACACGACTTCGCCGGCCTGCCAGATCAGGAAGTCCCGCCAGCGCGGCCTGGCGAGCGCCGCCAGGGGGATCAGCCACAGGACGTACTGCGGCGAGTAGACCTTGTTGGTGATGACGAATGCGGCGACGACCAGGAAGGCGAGCTGTGCGAAGCGCGGGCGGCGCGGAGCGGTGAGCGTGAGCACCGCGATTCCGGCGCAGGCGAGGACCATCAGGAGCGCGGCCAGCGTGTTCACCATGTCGGTGTCCAGGCCCTTGCCCGTGCGCTGCGAAATGATCAGCCAGAACGAACCGAAGTCGACGGACCGCTCCTGGCTGAAGGTGTAGAACTTCTTCCACCCCTCGGGCGCGAGCATCATGACCGGCAGGTTCACGACCAGCCAGGCACCCGCGGCGCCCAGCATCGCGGCCCCGAGTTCCCGCCACTTTCCGGCGCGCCAGCACAGCACGAGCAAGGGGCCGAGCAGCAGTACGGGGTAGAGCTTCGCGGCCGTTGCCAGGCCGATCAGGATGCCGAAGGCGAGCGAGCGGCCACGGGACCACATCAGCATGGCCGCAGCGGTGAGCGCGACGGCGAACAGGTCCCAGTTGATGGTGGCCGTGAGCGCGAAAGCGGGGGCGAGCGCGACGAGCAGGGCGTCCCAGGGGC
Coding sequences:
- the rpsF gene encoding 30S ribosomal protein S6, translating into MRHYEVMVILDPDLEERAVSPLIENFLSVVREGNGKVEKVDTWGRRRLAYEIKKKPEGIYTVLDLQAEPAVVKELDRQMNLNESVLRTKVLRPETH
- a CDS encoding alanine racemase translates to MALTLYVDSARWRAHQKSVIDQFPGIVPVCKGNGYGFGHERLADEVSRFGSDILAVGTTYEAASIKDWFSGDLLVLTPFRRGEEPVPLPDRVIRSVSSVDGVHALVGARVVIECMSSMKRHGVKEEELGMLHSAIEDVRLEGFALHLPLDRTDGSDAVEEVIAWMDRLRAARLPLHTMFVSHLRSEEQARLQQQFPQTRFRARIGTRLWLGDHEATEYRGAVLDVTRVAKGDRFGYRQQKVASDGWLVVVAGGTSHGVGLEAPKALHGVMPRAKGVARAGLATVNRNLSPFVWAGKQRWFAEPPHMQVSILFVPSDSQEPHVGDELVAHLRHTTTQFDRLVDR
- a CDS encoding lipid II:glycine glycyltransferase FemX; the encoded protein is MSLTLRTISREQHLAYIQSLPSASHCQVPAWADVKTEWRSESLGWFDKNGELVGAGLVLYRQLPKVKRYLAYLPEGPVINWYAPNLDEWLKPMLAHLKQQGAFSVKMGPPVVIRRWDSAAIKSGIQDPDVKRLRDVEASHIEPRAFEVADRLRKMGWQQGEDGGAGFGDVQPRYVFQVPLANRSLDDVLKGFNQLWRRNIKKAEKGGVEVVQGGYEDLAEWQRLYEITAVRDHFRPRPLSYFQRMWTVLNSEDPNRMRLYFARHNGVNLSAATMLVVGGHVWYSYGASDNIGREVRPSNAMQWRMLRDAYAMGATVYDLRGISDSLDETDHLFGLIQFKVGTGGEAAEYLGEWDFPLNKLLHKALDIYMSRR
- a CDS encoding glycosyltransferase family 87 protein, whose translation is MTSETSPRVHEDRRGASAEPVVHPTEQDEVAVAGSQLIGGPLGRWAGPGRHWLTPIRIVVLVALGMFALGMAQKLPCYDWAWFRGANSQYTHACYSDIPHLYSLRGFADNLVPYFDRLNGDMNYLEYPVLTGLFMEVASWLTPGSGDMQHREQMYWMVNAGMLMVCTAVIAVCVARTHRRRPWDALLVALAPAFALTATINWDLFAVALTAAAMLMWSRGRSLAFGILIGLATAAKLYPVLLLGPLLVLCWRAGKWRELGAAMLGAAGAWLVVNLPVMMLAPEGWKKFYTFSQERSVDFGSFWLIISQRTGKGLDTDMVNTLAALLMVLACAGIAVLTLTAPRRPRFAQLAFLVVAAFVITNKVYSPQYVLWLIPLAALARPRWRDFLIWQAGEVVYFLGIWLYLAYTMSGEKHQGLPPEGYQLAIAAHLLTTLYLCALVVRDILMPERDVVRRDGTDDPSGGVLDRAEDVFVLGQAAHPPRHATHRVEGPRVEWGTKSPAS